From one Streptomyces chromofuscus genomic stretch:
- a CDS encoding carbohydrate ABC transporter permease: MAALSAERRRSSLSGWSGRSIIGVLLVVFVLFFAVPIVWLLLAVTKSSKTLVVAHPFSPGSWSAFVANWHQLFDFQDGAVTTWIGNSALYAIGALVITLLVSIPAGYALALTEFKLRQALLVLTLVVMLIPSTALVLPIFLELNSVGLIGSPLSVILPMSFFPFGVYLTYIYFSTSIPRDILAAARIDGCNGFQVFTRVALPLAAPIVALVAFFSFVQNWNNFFLPFVMLPSSDGYPIQVGLTSLLAATPAFNPSSAGSDSVQLPTLALGTIVSILPVLIVFLFSQRFLVAGMTAGGTKE, translated from the coding sequence ATGGCAGCACTCTCCGCCGAACGCCGTCGGTCGAGCCTCAGCGGCTGGAGCGGGCGGTCCATCATCGGCGTCCTGCTCGTCGTCTTCGTCCTGTTCTTCGCCGTCCCGATCGTCTGGCTGCTCCTCGCGGTCACGAAGTCCTCGAAAACGCTCGTGGTCGCCCATCCGTTCTCTCCCGGGTCGTGGTCGGCCTTCGTCGCCAACTGGCATCAGCTGTTCGACTTCCAGGACGGTGCGGTCACGACATGGATAGGGAACTCCGCGCTGTATGCGATCGGCGCTCTGGTGATCACGCTCCTCGTGAGCATCCCCGCCGGCTACGCACTCGCGCTCACGGAGTTCAAGCTTCGGCAGGCGCTGCTCGTGCTGACACTCGTCGTCATGCTGATCCCCAGCACCGCATTGGTGCTGCCCATCTTCCTCGAGCTGAACAGTGTCGGTCTGATCGGCAGCCCGCTGTCGGTGATCCTGCCCATGTCGTTCTTCCCGTTCGGCGTCTATCTCACCTACATCTACTTCTCGACCAGCATCCCCCGCGACATCCTCGCCGCCGCGCGCATCGACGGCTGCAACGGGTTCCAGGTCTTCACCCGAGTCGCCCTTCCGCTGGCCGCCCCGATCGTCGCGCTGGTGGCGTTCTTCAGCTTTGTGCAGAACTGGAACAACTTCTTCCTCCCGTTCGTGATGCTCCCCTCCAGCGACGGCTACCCGATCCAGGTCGGGCTCACCTCGCTTCTGGCCGCAACCCCGGCTTTCAATCCCAGCTCCGCGGGATCCGACTCCGTTCAGCTGCCCACCCTGGCGCTGGGGACGATCGTGTCGATCCTGCCCGTCCTGATCGTCTTCCTGTTCTCCCAGCGATTCCTGGTCGCGGGCATGACAGCTGGAGGAACCAAGGAATGA
- a CDS encoding L-rhamnose mutarotase: MTRRPERRAFVVGVRPEKREEYLALHRAVWPSVERKLTECNVRNYSIFIFGDILFAYYEYVGEDHEADMRRIADDPASQEWWTHTDPCQVRIAQERVPRALWQPIDEVWHLE, translated from the coding sequence GTGACCCGTCGACCTGAGCGTCGGGCCTTCGTCGTGGGTGTGCGGCCCGAGAAGCGCGAGGAGTACCTGGCGCTGCACCGGGCCGTGTGGCCGAGCGTCGAGCGAAAGCTCACCGAATGCAACGTGCGCAACTACAGCATCTTCATATTCGGCGACATCCTGTTCGCCTACTACGAGTACGTCGGGGAGGACCATGAGGCGGACATGCGACGGATCGCTGACGACCCGGCTTCGCAGGAATGGTGGACGCACACCGACCCGTGTCAGGTGAGGATTGCGCAGGAGCGGGTTCCCCGGGCGCTGTGGCAGCCCATCGACGAAGTCTGGCACCTCGAATGA
- a CDS encoding aldo/keto reductase — translation MEKTLPVRGLRTGHQLTELGLGAAQFGNLFTETTDDESCRAVGAATEEGIRYLDTAPHYGLGLSERRLGAALRATTRQGVVISSKVGRLLVDSPDTAHRLDDDGFVVPATKRRVWDFSRDGIFRSVEESLARLGTDRLDIAYLHDPDDHWGPASSSGIAALAELRDQGVVGAIGAGMNQAAMLAEFVRRTDVDLVMVAGRFTLLDQSALDDLLPVAGVRGVGVVAAAVYNSGLLSSTAVDGSAYYDYGAAPRSVVERAARIAAVCERHGVELPAAAVQYPLRHPAVTSVVTGMRTQEHVRSNVARYRAVIPEALWEELHFTGLVPDPTRTS, via the coding sequence ATGGAAAAGACGCTGCCCGTCCGGGGCCTGCGCACCGGGCACCAGCTCACGGAATTGGGCCTGGGTGCAGCCCAGTTCGGCAATCTGTTCACCGAGACGACCGACGACGAGTCGTGTCGCGCCGTCGGAGCCGCAACAGAGGAGGGGATCCGCTACCTCGACACCGCGCCGCATTACGGCCTCGGGCTGTCCGAACGCCGTCTGGGGGCCGCCCTGCGTGCGACCACTCGGCAAGGTGTGGTCATCTCCTCGAAGGTCGGGCGTCTGCTCGTGGACAGCCCGGACACGGCTCACCGACTCGACGACGACGGGTTCGTCGTGCCGGCGACGAAGAGACGGGTCTGGGACTTCAGCCGTGACGGGATCTTTCGTTCCGTGGAAGAGTCGCTGGCGCGGCTCGGGACGGACCGGCTCGACATCGCCTACCTGCACGATCCGGACGACCACTGGGGGCCGGCATCGTCGAGCGGGATCGCCGCTCTGGCCGAGCTCCGGGACCAGGGCGTCGTCGGTGCCATCGGCGCCGGCATGAACCAGGCGGCGATGCTGGCCGAGTTCGTGAGGCGGACCGACGTCGATCTGGTGATGGTCGCCGGGCGGTTCACTCTTCTCGATCAATCGGCACTGGACGACTTGCTGCCCGTCGCAGGCGTCCGCGGCGTCGGCGTCGTCGCCGCGGCGGTTTACAACTCCGGACTGCTGAGCAGTACGGCCGTGGACGGCTCGGCGTACTACGACTACGGGGCAGCGCCGCGGTCCGTCGTCGAACGCGCCGCCCGCATCGCCGCCGTCTGCGAGCGACACGGTGTGGAGCTTCCCGCCGCCGCCGTCCAATACCCGCTGCGTCACCCCGCGGTCACCTCGGTGGTGACAGGGATGCGCACTCAGGAGCACGTGCGAAGCAATGTCGCGCGGTATCGGGCGGTCATCCCGGAGGCACTGTGGGAGGAGCTGCACTTCACGGGACTTGTCCCGGACCCCACCCGCACGAGCTAG
- a CDS encoding amidohydrolase family protein translates to MDPQDWIDADTMAPIARDFGPFDLSEMLDSTGLDRAVVVQSSNSLEESIRLAKLDSPAIAGLVAWVDLEAEVGPQLDQIRKNAAVPVVGVRHLAHIDPDPQWMMREEINAGLTVLEREDLCFDLVVREWQLPQATRLAARHSGLRFVLDHLGGPPEPGRDGSSWASRLRELARQPNVVAKVSGLTSGLAPGSWRAADLAAQVTFALESFGPERLLYGSDWPLAELGGGAAPWKRAVEALLDGLSTAERARVFGGNAADVYSLP, encoded by the coding sequence GTGGACCCGCAGGACTGGATCGACGCTGACACCATGGCTCCGATCGCCCGCGACTTCGGCCCGTTTGATCTGAGCGAGATGTTGGACTCGACCGGACTCGACCGTGCCGTGGTCGTGCAGTCGAGCAACAGCCTCGAAGAGAGCATCCGGCTCGCCAAGCTGGACTCACCAGCCATCGCCGGCCTCGTCGCGTGGGTCGACCTCGAGGCGGAGGTCGGACCTCAGCTCGACCAGATCCGCAAGAACGCTGCTGTTCCCGTCGTCGGGGTGCGGCATCTGGCCCACATCGACCCGGACCCGCAGTGGATGATGCGGGAGGAAATCAACGCGGGCCTCACCGTGCTCGAGCGTGAGGACCTCTGCTTCGACCTCGTCGTGCGCGAGTGGCAGCTCCCTCAGGCAACCCGCTTGGCCGCCCGCCACAGCGGACTCCGCTTCGTGCTCGATCACCTGGGCGGTCCGCCCGAGCCCGGGCGGGACGGGAGCAGCTGGGCGTCGCGGCTGCGGGAACTCGCGCGGCAACCGAACGTCGTTGCGAAGGTCTCGGGACTCACATCGGGCCTCGCCCCCGGGTCATGGCGTGCAGCCGATCTCGCCGCCCAGGTGACGTTCGCCCTGGAGTCCTTCGGCCCCGAGCGTCTTCTCTACGGCTCCGACTGGCCGTTGGCTGAGCTCGGCGGGGGAGCGGCACCCTGGAAGCGCGCTGTGGAAGCCCTGCTCGACGGGCTTTCCACCGCGGAACGCGCACGGGTGTTCGGCGGCAACGCTGCCGACGTCTACTCGCTTCCCTGA
- a CDS encoding carbohydrate ABC transporter permease — translation MTLAPSSDQLTVDASRGRRSRRGGGKPAGRASARSPIGYVFVSPYALLTIAFGIVPSLYAVLLAFTNADGGFAGFDNFTKVIDDFRFWPAVFHVTIYLVIWLLGLVVFVVGLALMVHAIGVRWVSTTLRFVYYLPGALAGASSILLWLFVLDPTASPVSGLLSAMGFDSFVQVIQPGNLPAIFAIIAFWTGAGGWIIIMYGALNNISTEVIEAARIDGANAVQIALRIQLPMLRKWVAYMGVMSLAAGTQLFVEPQLLSQASNAVVPNDYSLNQLAYQYAFQQNDFNGAAAISLILLVVALLLSWVFVTRGGLFEKE, via the coding sequence ATGACCCTCGCTCCTTCGAGTGACCAGCTGACCGTCGATGCCTCAAGGGGTCGGCGGTCACGCCGGGGCGGCGGCAAGCCGGCCGGCCGCGCCTCCGCTCGCAGTCCGATCGGCTATGTCTTCGTTTCGCCCTACGCGTTGCTCACCATCGCCTTCGGGATCGTTCCCTCGCTCTACGCAGTACTACTGGCCTTCACGAACGCCGATGGCGGATTCGCGGGGTTCGACAACTTCACCAAGGTCATTGACGACTTCCGGTTCTGGCCGGCTGTGTTCCACGTGACCATCTACCTCGTCATCTGGCTCCTCGGGTTGGTCGTCTTCGTCGTCGGCCTGGCGTTGATGGTTCACGCCATCGGCGTCCGGTGGGTGAGCACGACCCTGCGCTTCGTCTACTACTTGCCCGGCGCGCTCGCGGGCGCCTCCAGCATCCTGTTGTGGCTCTTCGTCCTCGATCCGACGGCGAGCCCGGTCAGCGGTCTGCTCAGCGCGATGGGGTTCGACAGCTTCGTGCAGGTGATTCAACCGGGCAACCTTCCGGCAATCTTCGCCATCATCGCGTTCTGGACCGGAGCCGGTGGGTGGATCATCATCATGTACGGCGCGCTCAACAACATCAGCACCGAGGTGATCGAGGCCGCCCGCATCGACGGTGCGAACGCCGTCCAGATCGCGTTGCGGATCCAGCTTCCGATGCTGCGCAAGTGGGTCGCGTACATGGGCGTCATGTCGCTCGCGGCCGGCACCCAGCTGTTCGTCGAGCCACAGCTGCTCAGCCAGGCCAGCAACGCGGTGGTGCCCAACGACTACTCGCTCAACCAACTGGCTTACCAGTACGCGTTCCAGCAGAACGACTTCAACGGCGCGGCCGCGATCTCGTTGATCCTGCTGGTCGTCGCACTCCTGCTGTCCTGGGTGTTCGTGACCCGCGGCGGCCTGTTCGAGAAGGAATGA
- a CDS encoding zinc-dependent alcohol dehydrogenase has product MLAANYVGPRTMTVEEQQPVEPRAGEVRIAVAYVGICGTDLHVFHGDMDGRVGKRATIGHEMSGMIVALGAGVEGWSVGDAVTVMPLAWDGICPACRAGNEHICQNLDFIGIDSPGALQEYWNVPASTLVRLPPEISLRDAALVEPVAVAVHDVRRSELAAGDKAVVIGAGPIGVLIAIVAAAFGAEVVIAEIDPTRRAAAEEMGLTTLDPSSVDQVAWVEEWTDGAGADVVFEVSGSPAAVLGATSLAKVRGTLVVVAIHSQPRPIDLQRVFWRELRLLGARVYQRHDFERAIEFLAEGAIPAEKLITGIVPLREVESAFGLLETGQAMKLLVEVSAS; this is encoded by the coding sequence ATGTTGGCGGCAAACTACGTGGGCCCCCGCACGATGACCGTCGAGGAGCAGCAACCCGTTGAGCCGCGTGCGGGGGAGGTGCGAATCGCCGTGGCCTACGTAGGAATCTGCGGCACGGACCTCCACGTGTTCCACGGGGACATGGATGGTCGGGTCGGCAAGCGGGCGACGATCGGACACGAGATGTCAGGCATGATCGTCGCCCTCGGCGCCGGCGTGGAGGGTTGGTCGGTCGGTGATGCGGTGACCGTCATGCCGCTGGCCTGGGACGGCATCTGTCCGGCCTGCCGTGCGGGGAACGAGCACATCTGCCAGAACCTGGACTTCATAGGCATCGACAGCCCGGGAGCCCTTCAGGAGTACTGGAATGTACCGGCGTCGACACTCGTGCGGCTGCCACCGGAGATCTCGCTGCGAGACGCCGCGCTCGTGGAGCCCGTCGCGGTGGCCGTTCACGACGTGCGACGTTCCGAACTCGCCGCGGGCGACAAGGCCGTCGTCATCGGTGCGGGCCCGATCGGCGTTCTGATCGCGATCGTGGCTGCCGCCTTCGGTGCCGAGGTCGTGATCGCCGAGATCGACCCGACCAGGCGGGCCGCCGCCGAGGAGATGGGGCTGACGACGCTCGACCCCTCGTCGGTCGACCAGGTCGCCTGGGTGGAGGAGTGGACGGACGGCGCCGGAGCGGACGTCGTGTTCGAAGTCTCCGGCTCGCCCGCCGCCGTGCTCGGCGCCACCAGCCTGGCGAAGGTCCGCGGCACGCTCGTGGTGGTCGCCATCCACTCGCAACCGCGGCCGATCGACCTGCAGCGCGTGTTCTGGCGGGAACTGAGGTTGCTCGGTGCACGGGTCTACCAACGCCACGACTTCGAGCGCGCCATCGAGTTCTTGGCCGAGGGCGCCATCCCGGCCGAAAAGCTCATCACGGGCATCGTGCCCCTGAGAGAGGTCGAATCGGCCTTTGGCCTCCTCGAGACCGGGCAGGCGATGAAGCTGCTCGTCGAGGTGAGCGCGTCATGA
- a CDS encoding SDR family oxidoreductase: MNPFDLTGRLAVVTGAKRGIGFAVAEALAAAGADIVGLSATLDPASSAIGDRVRRLGREFSGHRVDFADRRQVTRFAEELAAGERPVDILVNNAGTIRRAPAAEHPLEWFDEVLEVDLTSTFVLSQVLGRRMLEARHGRIVFTASLLSFQGGINVPGYAAAKSGVAGLVRALSNEWAGRGVTVNGIAPGYIATDNTQALQDDPDRSRAILERIPAGRWGTAEDIAGAAVFLASDAARYVSGAILPVDGGWLGR; encoded by the coding sequence ATGAACCCCTTCGACCTGACCGGGCGCCTCGCCGTCGTGACGGGGGCCAAGCGTGGAATCGGATTCGCCGTCGCCGAGGCTCTGGCCGCCGCCGGCGCCGACATCGTCGGACTCTCCGCCACCCTCGATCCGGCCTCATCGGCGATCGGCGACCGCGTGCGCCGGCTCGGCCGTGAGTTCTCCGGACACCGCGTCGACTTCGCGGACCGACGGCAGGTGACCCGGTTCGCCGAGGAACTCGCCGCAGGGGAGCGCCCGGTGGACATCCTGGTCAACAACGCCGGGACCATCCGCCGCGCGCCCGCGGCCGAGCACCCCCTGGAATGGTTCGACGAAGTGCTCGAAGTCGATCTCACGAGCACGTTCGTGCTCAGCCAGGTTCTCGGGCGGCGGATGTTGGAGGCGCGACACGGGCGTATCGTCTTCACCGCATCCCTGCTCTCGTTCCAGGGCGGGATCAATGTGCCGGGCTATGCGGCAGCCAAGTCCGGCGTGGCAGGACTGGTCCGGGCGCTCTCCAACGAGTGGGCCGGACGCGGTGTGACTGTCAACGGCATTGCCCCGGGCTACATCGCGACCGACAACACCCAGGCGCTTCAGGACGATCCCGACCGGTCCCGCGCGATCCTCGAGCGGATCCCGGCAGGGCGGTGGGGAACGGCGGAGGACATCGCCGGTGCTGCTGTTTTCTTGGCGTCGGACGCTGCGCGCTACGTCTCCGGGGCGATCCTGCCGGTCGACGGTGGCTGGCTCGGCCGATGA
- a CDS encoding mandelate racemase/muconate lactonizing enzyme family protein — protein MQGEPLPMKITGYRSLSTVHDWGRITGDVNGVQPGHATPIPVLIIETDTGIEGVGLGSHADIARVFPAIEGDDPRSVVALYDRMLAWVFKAGHSGSTFGTIGAVDMALWDIKAKAADEPLWRTLGARSRFVPGYASGLEYGLTDEELADLYGRFADRGFKAGKLKGGRDLDRDLPRLEIMRDILSRNSRRPALMFDANESWNHAQAARYVAAIEQRMDLTWVEEPLRRWDAAGMAALRGKVRAAIASGENLTGLEQYRPLLDANAVDIVQVGNVWGITHFLRVATLAHAHDLPVSPVAYNANPVAHAAAAVPNLLTYEVQDLLFPVGLDVDQQFDDGGIVLGDSPGIGIVVDESRMSPAGAVQPRPAATGPHIRPERAALRLVAEPDLMDAPLHPGGRPS, from the coding sequence ATGCAAGGAGAACCACTGCCGATGAAGATCACTGGGTACCGCAGCCTGAGCACCGTCCATGACTGGGGCAGAATCACCGGGGACGTCAACGGTGTCCAGCCCGGCCACGCGACGCCGATCCCGGTCCTCATCATCGAGACCGACACCGGAATCGAGGGGGTCGGTCTCGGGTCCCACGCCGACATCGCGCGTGTCTTCCCCGCGATCGAGGGCGATGACCCGCGGTCGGTCGTGGCGCTCTACGACCGGATGCTCGCCTGGGTGTTCAAGGCCGGTCACTCAGGATCCACCTTCGGCACCATCGGGGCCGTCGACATGGCCCTCTGGGACATCAAGGCCAAGGCCGCCGACGAGCCGCTTTGGCGGACCCTCGGGGCCCGCTCGCGCTTCGTTCCCGGGTATGCGTCCGGTCTCGAGTACGGCCTGACCGATGAAGAACTCGCCGATCTCTACGGTCGGTTCGCGGACCGCGGGTTCAAGGCCGGCAAGCTCAAAGGCGGCCGCGACCTCGACCGCGACCTGCCTCGGCTGGAGATCATGCGCGACATTCTCAGCCGCAACTCCCGCCGACCCGCGCTCATGTTCGACGCCAACGAGTCGTGGAACCACGCCCAGGCGGCCCGGTATGTAGCGGCCATCGAGCAACGCATGGACCTCACCTGGGTGGAGGAACCGCTACGCCGATGGGATGCGGCCGGAATGGCCGCGCTGCGCGGGAAGGTGCGCGCAGCGATCGCAAGCGGCGAGAACCTGACCGGGCTGGAGCAGTACCGCCCACTGTTGGACGCCAACGCGGTCGACATCGTGCAGGTCGGCAACGTGTGGGGGATCACCCACTTCCTCCGTGTCGCGACGCTCGCGCACGCCCACGATCTGCCGGTGAGTCCCGTCGCGTACAACGCGAACCCGGTGGCGCACGCAGCCGCCGCCGTGCCGAACCTTCTGACCTACGAAGTCCAGGACCTTCTCTTTCCCGTCGGTCTCGACGTCGACCAGCAGTTCGACGACGGAGGCATCGTCCTGGGCGATAGCCCAGGGATCGGGATTGTGGTCGACGAGTCCCGGATGTCACCAGCCGGCGCTGTGCAGCCCCGGCCCGCGGCCACCGGACCGCACATTCGGCCCGAACGCGCTGCCCTGCGGCTGGTGGCCGAGCCGGACCTGATGGACGCCCCGTTGCACCCCGGAGGCCGGCCCTCGTGA
- a CDS encoding ABC transporter substrate-binding protein — MVGIHTGVRSRRRASTVAVMGVATALLALAGCGGGGSSANGKYGFPEAKQEASSTITVWVDADRQAAAQAFQKANPDTKIKVVTYDGSANGSNSFRTKMQLFDRAGNGWPDVVFSSQNNDAAWASQKNGGKQAFAAVLDKGLVPKETLSNFTKGSLDPCTVDGRVYCLRNDLAQAVLWYNKPLLEQFGYALPTTWEEYQALGEKVAKEHPGYIIGTAGDAWTPEVFMWASKCQANDVTGPKSVTVKTDSTECKRAASMLDALRRNGTVPVVSVFTPEFLKKYSGKVLMMPGPAWYAGAIFRNPESLDVPAGQLGVAAPLTWKGESEAVTGNVGGGTWFISSHSKNLKAAENFVQFVTTADEYQVDAAPGYPAYAPAAEKWIAKQEASKYYATSLQPVVTAASRVWAGWGYPTFSQEAIWAKTMTPGVTGGKSIVDLLPTWRTAIENQAKVNGYVVN; from the coding sequence ATGGTCGGAATCCACACCGGGGTGCGTTCACGCCGCAGGGCGTCGACCGTCGCCGTGATGGGCGTAGCAACGGCGCTCCTCGCCCTCGCTGGTTGCGGCGGCGGAGGAAGCTCGGCGAACGGGAAGTACGGCTTTCCCGAAGCCAAGCAGGAGGCCTCCTCGACGATCACCGTCTGGGTGGACGCGGACCGACAGGCTGCCGCGCAGGCGTTCCAGAAGGCGAACCCCGACACCAAGATCAAGGTCGTCACCTATGACGGGTCGGCCAACGGGTCCAACTCCTTCCGAACGAAGATGCAGCTCTTCGACCGCGCCGGCAATGGCTGGCCTGACGTCGTCTTCTCCAGCCAGAACAACGACGCGGCATGGGCCAGTCAGAAGAACGGCGGCAAGCAGGCGTTCGCTGCTGTGTTGGACAAGGGCCTGGTCCCGAAGGAGACGCTCAGCAATTTCACCAAGGGCTCGCTCGACCCCTGCACGGTGGACGGCCGCGTGTACTGCCTGCGCAACGACCTCGCCCAGGCCGTGCTCTGGTACAACAAGCCCCTGCTGGAGCAGTTCGGCTACGCCCTCCCGACCACGTGGGAGGAGTACCAGGCGCTCGGCGAGAAGGTCGCCAAGGAGCACCCCGGCTACATCATCGGGACGGCTGGGGATGCCTGGACGCCCGAGGTGTTCATGTGGGCGAGCAAATGCCAGGCCAATGACGTGACCGGTCCCAAATCCGTCACCGTCAAGACCGACTCGACCGAGTGCAAGCGGGCGGCCTCGATGCTCGACGCCCTCCGCCGCAACGGGACCGTGCCGGTGGTCAGCGTGTTCACTCCCGAGTTCTTGAAGAAGTACTCCGGCAAGGTGCTGATGATGCCGGGTCCGGCGTGGTACGCCGGCGCGATCTTCCGCAACCCTGAGTCGCTCGACGTGCCGGCCGGGCAGCTCGGCGTTGCCGCGCCGTTGACGTGGAAGGGTGAGAGCGAGGCTGTGACGGGGAACGTGGGCGGCGGAACCTGGTTCATCTCCAGCCATTCGAAGAACCTGAAGGCTGCTGAGAATTTCGTACAGTTCGTCACCACAGCCGACGAGTATCAGGTCGACGCCGCGCCGGGTTACCCGGCGTACGCCCCCGCCGCAGAGAAGTGGATCGCCAAGCAGGAGGCGAGCAAGTACTACGCCACCTCGCTGCAGCCGGTGGTGACCGCGGCGTCGCGGGTCTGGGCCGGCTGGGGTTACCCCACATTCAGCCAGGAGGCGATCTGGGCGAAGACGATGACCCCTGGGGTCACCGGAGGCAAGTCGATCGTGGACCTGCTCCCGACGTGGCGGACGGCGATCGAGAACCAAGCCAAGGTCAACGGATACGTGGTGAACTGA